The DNA segment CTGCATGCCTTCGTATACTTTGCCTGCATCCAGTTCGTTAAGATTTGCTTTCACTTTGAAAGCCGACAGATCCACGATGGTGGCTATTTGGCTGCCCTCAGCAATCATTTGTCCGGGATCGACAAGCACCTGAGTCAACACGCCTTCTTCTTCTGCATACACCACATGATTATTCAGTTTCTTCTCCAATGAAGCAATCATCAGTTTACTGGTCTGAATCCGGAGATCGAAGGAGGTCAAATCAAGCTCCTCCACTTCTACAGAAGGATCTTCGAGCATCTTTTCTTTGAACATATCAAAATGCTGTTTCTTCGCATTCATCCGCTCTGTTTCAATTAGTTCGAGGTTCAAACGCTCCTTCTCAATTTGTTCCTTGACGTCATCGATCTGCAGCGTCATTAGAACCTGCCCTTTCTTAATCGTGTCCCCTTGCTTCACTTCAACCTTCTCAACAACCCCGCTGGTGGGTGAATAAATATCCGTGCTTTTCCCTGCTTCCAATTTACCGCTGGTATAAATTTGTTCCGTAATAAGCCCCTCAAAGACCTCCGTCATCTCCACGGCTACTGCCCGATTCATATTCGTCAAATTAGCCAATACTAAAACAATAATGGTCAAACCCAGGATGGCGCCCCAAAACCATTTCTTCTTAAACAATATAATCACCCTATCCTATGTACTCAGACTGCTGGAACTGACAGAACTGTAATAAAAGAATAAATTAGCCAAACCGCCACAATCCAAACCGCAACCTTCTTCAATGGACGTTTCATCATTATGCCCGCTCCAACTATATACAGATAAAGCCCCCAAATTGTAAACGGATTAATTAGCAAGAGCGCGCGGTACATCGTTCCCGTCTTCTCCGGCATTAACGCCGCGAGACTAATTGTAACATCAGTCAAAGACCTAGCGTCCATTGCAAGTAGCAGAACAGTCGTCAGTAATCCTCCGATGACGGCCGGCAAGCTCGCATAAGCGGCTACGTTGGCAAATTGGAGGTATTTACCTTCACCACGCATGATCAGATTCAGTAAAACTAGTAAAAGTGCAACAAAAAAGATCATGAGGATAGTACCGAGGATGAGGGTGCCATAACTCATGATAGGAGTAAAGCCAACAGCCTGTTCAACCTGCTCCGGACTCAAGCCCCCGGTCTTCAGCAAGGATTCTCTGCTGAGTTCCATCAAATAAGGCATCTGTAAAGTAGTAGTAACAAAACCAAGGATAAGCGCTAAAATCATGGGTAAAATCCAAGCTACCTTCTTGTCTCTTACTCTTTCGAAAGTCTCCCTTGGTGAAGTAAATATGGTCAGCAAATTTTTCAACTCTACTCCTCCCTTGTTCTGAACAAAATCCCGTTGCCAAAATATACCGTATAAAATTTAAGCACTCTAGCTATATATACGACTCAATCTAAAAGAAAGATTCAATAATTTTTTATATTAACCTCTTTAACACAAAACACGGCAGAAATCCTGTATTCCTAATAAAGAAGCAGGACTTCTGCCTTCTGCCCCACTGTTATTTGCGTGGAATTGGATTGCGTTTATGCTCTGTTTTCAAATAATGAGACTCCAGGCGCTTCTGGATGGCAGGGTCAACCGACTTACCCTCCAAATAATCGCTATTGTCTTCATAACTGACGCCCAGTTCTAATTCATCATTCTGTCCTGCCCACAGTCCCGCGGTCGGTGCTTTGTTAATGATGCTCTCCGGTACGCCAAGCGCAGCTGCTATGTGCTGGATTTGGCGTTTGTTGAGCGAACTTAGAGGCATGAGATCCGCAGCCCCATCTCCCCATTTGGTATAAAATCCGGCAATGGACTCTGATGCATGATCGGTTCCGACGACGAGCAGGTTGAGCTCAAAGGACAGGGCATACTGCATAACCATTCGGGCTCTAGCCTTCACGTTCCCTTTGCCAGGTATGCTCAGATGTCTGAATTGGCCTAAGCTCTTCATTGCATGCTCTACTTCTAGAGCTATTTCATCTACCGTATCCTCGATACTCGTCTCCAGCGTATGCGTCAGCCCAAAAACCTTTGCAGTCTCATAGCTATCTCCTATATCCTCCTGATCGCCATAGGGCTGGAACACGCCTAAGGTTATATATTCCTTGCCCGTTTCCTCGGTCAGTTCATCTGTTGCCCGTTTGCAGAGCCCGGCGGCTACAGCGCTGTCCAATCCGCCACTAATCGCAATCAATAACCCCGTGGCTCGTGAGCTCTTTACATTTTCCTTTAGAAAACGGACGCGCTGCTCAATTTCCTCATCGACATTAATGCTCGACTTGACGCCCAGCCGTTCAATGATCTCCTGCTGCAAGCTCATCATCGCATCCCCCTTTCTTTATGCTATTAATGATGACTACTTTCGGGTCATAATTCGAAAAAAGCCCCGCTAATCGGCAAATACCGGTATTAGCAGGGCGCTTCATCGCTCGTACAGCTCTCCTTAGCGGCAGAAACGGTCGAATGCGCTCGTTAAATCAGCCGCAATCTCCTCCGCGGAACGATCCTCAATTTGATGTCGCTCGATGAAATGAACCAGCTCGCCGTCCTTCAGCAAAGCGATCGAGGGGGACGAAGGCGGATACGGCGCAAAATATTCGCGAGCCTTAGCCGTCGCTTCTTTATCTTGTCCGGCGAACACCGTATAGAGGTGATCCGGCGTCAAATCATGCTGCAGCGCTTTGGCAACGCCTGGACGACATTGTCCCGCTGCGCAACCGCATACCGAGTTCACGACAACGAGCGCAGTTCCTTTCGCCGCTGGCAGCTTGCTCTCTACATCCTCTGGCGTTCTTAATTCCTGAATCCCTAGTGTTGTTAGTTCATCTCTCATAGGCTGAACCATATCGCGCATATATTGATCAAATGACATGGACACGTGCTTTCACTCCTTAACAACTGATTAACACAGATCTGTGACTTTTCTCTCATCTGTGTTCGACTATATTTATTATACATTCATAAGAAAGGAAAGCAAATTCAAAGTGCATGTAAATCCCCTAATTCATCCGCTGTTCCCATGCGGGGAGCTTGGGTCAACCGAGAAGACGCAAGTAAATGTCGTACCGACTCCTTCCTCAGACCTTACGGTAATATTACCGCCATGACGTTCCATAATACTAAGACATAACGGAAGACCTAGTCCGGTACCCTTTGCCTTTGTCGTGTAAAATGGAGCAAACAGCTTCTGCTGCTGCACTTCCGATAGGCCTGGCCCTGAATCAATCACGCACAGCTTGATTCCATCTTCGTCGTAGCTCGTCATTAACGTGAGCAGCCCCTTCTCTCCCATCGCCTCCATACCGTTTCTAGCTAAGTTCAGAATCAGCTGCTTAATTTCTTTTACGTTCAAATACAACAGGGGAACACGCTCATCCAGCTTGACCTCAATGCTCTGTCCTCGCAAATTGGCCTCTGCCCAAAGAAGCGGCTTCAGCTCTTCAATAATATGGTGCAAACTACATAGCTCCTTGGTCACGACCCGATTCTGCGCCAGGGCCAGGAAATCACTGATAATACTGTTTGCTCGATCAAGCTCCTCCATTACAATCCGGTAATAATGGTCCAGGTCATTTGCGCTCTTCTCCCGCATCAACTGCAGGAAGCCTCTTACCACCGCCATCGGATTGCGAATTTCGTGTGTTATTCCGGCCGCCATTTGCCCGACAAGGCTGAGCCGCTCCACATGGTTCAATTCCATCCGCAGTGTCTCAAGTTCAGTGATGTCTTGTACGATAATGACAGCTGCGATCACTTCATCGGTCAGCCCTTGAATGATAGGGGACATGCTTGTAAAATACACTTTATCCTCAATTTGCAGCAGCTCCGTCGTTTTTGTTCCCTCCTGCAACGCCTTCTCGACACGCAAAGCAATCAGTCCAATATCAAAACCGCCGCACTCACCACCCAGCTTCTGTCCGATCAAACTTCCCCTGGTCGCAGAGGGATGATCATTTCGGTATAATTGAAGGAATGTGTCGTTCACCGACAGAATACAACGCTGTTGATCGATTAAAATGATATTCAACGGTGCGGCATCCATAATTTGCTGTAACTTGTCGGCTTCGCTAAAATATTGATTCGTTAGCTGCATCACATGCTTATTCTGACGCTCTTTCTCCAACGAGCTCGCCATATAATAACTGTACAAGCTGCTTACGATAGCAGCGGAGGCTAAATGTACCGTGGAGACCACGATGAGAGCAGGGACATGAGCCTGCTGTAGATTGACTGTCAATAACGGGGAAGCCGTGACCATTATTTGCCCGATGGCCAACCAGAGAAAGAGGATTACAGTTCTGTCTTGTTGTTTCCTCTCTCTAAACCGTCCGGCAGACCACAGGATAAATGGAAACAATAACAATCCGGTTTCTAGCAGCCAGCCTGTAATGGTGTAGTTTACGGCATAAAGGGGAAACAAGGCCATCCGAAAGACGCCCATGACGATACTCAACCGTAATCTGCTGTATAGCATTAGTACAAATAAGGGCATAATCCCGAATTCTAGCGGAATAATATCCGAGTACGTTTGAGAGAATAAAGCACAAAGAAGCATACTAGCAGCACAAATAGCCGCCATTCCCAATGAATAGGGTGATTTTGGTTCAACATTAGCCGGCCTCCGTCCAAAACCGCTCCACTTTTCGTATAATATCGGAAACAGAAATGCTGGCAAACTAGCAACAAAAAGCTGAATTACAATCTCTTTTATTGCATCCAAGTTCTCCCTCCTCAGGCGGAAGAATACTGTACTCATTTCGATTAAATCACAGCCGACAAAGTTTTACAATATTTCATGTTTAAAGAAATTAGTTCCGGTATTTCTATCTGAATAATAGTATTATTAGTACAAATGAAAGGAACATCTTATGAAAAATTACGATGTGATCGTGATCGGTGGGGGCCCCTCGGGATTGATGGCCTCCATAGCTGCTGCGGAGCAAGGTGCAGCCGTTGCTCTTCTGGACAAGGGAGACAAGCTGGGGCGCAAGCTCGGAATTTCCGGCGGCGGGCGCTGTAACGTAACGAATGCGAAGGAAATTGACGAGCTGATCAAGTATATCCCCGGAGGAGGGCGATTTCTGCACAGCGCCTTTGCTCTTTTCAGCAATCGAGATATTATTGCTTTTTTCGAGGGGCTGGGCATCGCGCTTAAGGAAGAGGATAACGGGAGAATGTTCCCCGTGTCTGACAAAGCGAAAACCGTGGTCAACGCTTTAATCGGCAAGGCCAAGTCTCTTGGCGTTACACTTCTTGTGCATCATGCCGTTCAAGAAGTTATCTATAACCAGGATCAGGTTGCAGGCGTGAAGCTGTCCTCCGGTGAAATTTACAAAGCCCCTGCGGTCGTTGTCGCTACCGGGGGCAAGTCGGTTCCGCACACCGGTTCTACCGGAGATGGCTACCCCTGGGCCGAGGCGGCAGGTCATACGATTACAGAACTATATCCGACGGAGACGCCAATCATTTCCAAAGAGCCCTTTATTACAAGCCGAGAGCTCCAGGGTCTGTCACTTCGAAATGTGAAGCTCTCGCTTCTAGATCCGAAAGGAAAGACTGTCGTAGCTCACCAAGGGGATATGATCTTCACTCATTTTGGCTTATCTGGCCCGATTGCCCTTCGATGCAGCGGATTTATCCGCGGCGTTAAAAAGAAGCACAATATATCCCTGGTCACGATGTCCATTGATCTGTTTCCTGATAAGAAGGCGGGCGGCCTTGAGAATGATATGCGCCAGCTGGCTGCGGCCGAGCCGAAAAAGGCGCTTAAAAATGTATTCAAAGGGACTCTGCCGGAGCGCTTGCTCCCCTTGCTGTTCCAGCGGGCGAACCTTCCCGGAGAGACAACCTACGAGCACTTGCCGAAGGAGCCCTGGCTCGCCTGGGTTCAATTCCTCAAGAATTTCACGTTCCAGGTCAGCGGGACGCGTCCTTTCGAAGAAGCTTTTGTTACAGGAGGCGGGGTGCACCTGAAGGAGATTAATCCGAAGACGATGGAATCCAAGCTCATGCCCGGCTTATTCTTTTGCGGAGAAGTGCTGGATGTGCATGGATATACGGGAGGCTATAACATTACGGCGGCCTTCGCGACCGGCTACACTGCAGGCTACCACGCAGGACAAGGAAAGTGAGACTAGCTCACCTTCCGCATCTAGCGCAAAAGCATTTTCGCAATGTAAGGCACGTATAGCACAACGGCGGCAGGAACTCCCAATGCTACGCCCCCAATGGCCTCAAATAGAGAAACGCCTAGTCCGGCGCTGATGAATACAACTCCAGGCTGCAACAACAACCGATTGGAAGGTACGACCGAGTTGTGCTTCAATTCAGGACTTATCGGCAGTATGGCCAGGAGATCCCTTTCCAAGAAATGCTTGCGAAAACCATTTAACCAGTAATACAGCAAAACCATCAGTAGAGTGAATACTACAACATTCACCGGAAAGGGCGGAGCTGCCACTGCAGCTATTCCCACTGCTATGAATTGCAAATACATGACAAGATCGCGCCCTCGAAAGAATGATTTCATCATCGCTTCGGCAAGTCTACTCTCAGGCTGGCGGGATCGGAGAAGCTGATTCGAACGGCGGAAAAGCCACGGACGCGATCTCGCCTTCCGGGGGCTGCTAGTAGCTCCCGAGAGCACCAATCCCGTAAGCCGTGTCTTTTGATATTCCTCCATACGAATCTCTGCCTCGAATAACCCGACTGTATGCGTTCGTAAGCGAACCAGCCAGACCACAGTTGTCAGCAGGAGCAATACAATAGCCACGGTAAGGCTTCGATTTGGATGCAGTATGAAGGCCCAAACGATAAAAACTCCTCCTAGGACAAGCTGAACCAGCGACTGGTACAGCACTTTTCTCCACCGTGCTGTGTATATGCCTATCAAATTCTCACTCAGCATCGCCACCGCCTTGATTCCTGCCACTATCACATACAGAAGCCCTATTTCTACTCCTGTCATTGTATATACCCGGAGAAGTATCGGTAAAAGAATGAGGATTATCAGCCCCCATATGAGTGCCTGAGTCACCAGGCTAACCAAGATGCCGCGCAATACGATCCCCCTGTTCCACTGCTCGTTCCGGTGCATAAACAAAACATCCGCATTCTCCTGGTAGGTCGTTAAGCCGCCCCCAAGATGAATAAGGAAATATAACAATAGGGGGATGACTGCGTAGGGAAGCTCCATAAGCCAGCCAGGCAGTTCCTCCTCCCACAAGACATAATAGCTTCGTCCGAATATCAACATGGCTGGAATACCAATGTAGAGCAGCACTACAGAATCCACTACCGATCGAAAGATGCCATATTGCTTGCCTATGTGATCCTTCCACCTTCTCATGAAATGACGATGGATTACATTTTCAGGCTCTTTTGTTCTCGCCATGCCATTCTCTCCTCCCTTCGCTTTAATCAGCTAGCCTATCAAAGCAATCAAACAACGAAGCCTCCGGCATGGCTGCTGTGGAGCGTATTTCCTCTAACGTTCCCTGTGCAGCGATCCTTCCCTGCGAAATGAGAACAAAATCATCGCAAATCCGCTCCGCCGTATCGAGCACATGCGTTGACATGAGAATTCCCGCCCCACGCTGCCGTTCCTCCTCCAGCAGGCTGAGAAAATCCTTGATCGCACGAGGATCAAGGCCGATAAACGGCTCATCGACGATATAAATATCAGGACGGCTCAGGAAACCGATCATCAGCATCATTTTTTGCCGCATGCCTTTAGAGAATCCCCCCGGCAGGTGATGACGAGCCTCAGTCATTCTAAATCTGTCTAGCAAGCGCTCGCCTTCCAGCTCCAACTCATGCTGCCCCATACCGTACACTGCGGCTGCCAAATCCAGATGCTCCCACAAGGTCAAATTCTCATAAAATACCGGGTGTTCCGGGATATAAGCATATTGCTCGTAACCGGCTTTAAAACGGATGGATGCTTCCGCATACGGCATAATGCCTAGAATGGTCTTGAGCACCGTACTCTTTCCTGCCCCGTTCGCTCCGATTAACCCCGTAAGTTTACCGGGGCGGATCGCAAGGGATACGTCCTTAACCTTAGGATCTCCGAATTCATATCCCGAATCGCTGATGTCTACTTCAAGTAGGATATCCATATAATCCCCCATTTCTATTATGAATTAGTCTAGAGGTATATACG comes from the Paenibacillus lentus genome and includes:
- a CDS encoding efflux RND transporter periplasmic adaptor subunit, with product MIILFKKKWFWGAILGLTIIVLVLANLTNMNRAVAVEMTEVFEGLITEQIYTSGKLEAGKSTDIYSPTSGVVEKVEVKQGDTIKKGQVLMTLQIDDVKEQIEKERLNLELIETERMNAKKQHFDMFKEKMLEDPSVEVEELDLTSFDLRIQTSKLMIASLEKKLNNHVVYAEEEGVLTQVLVDPGQMIAEGSQIATIVDLSAFKVKANLNELDAGKVYEGMQAIVTGDSITESYEGEVTYMSPIAILVDQTSKDASVEMTVELSRISPELRPGYNVTIELEVPDKERLLVPLTAVQYEGEQSFVFKIQDGVAVKTEVQTGKENEEYIEIVSGAAKGESVVLEGANQLKDGDKVKLP
- a CDS encoding YIP1 family protein codes for the protein MKNLLTIFTSPRETFERVRDKKVAWILPMILALILGFVTTTLQMPYLMELSRESLLKTGGLSPEQVEQAVGFTPIMSYGTLILGTILMIFFVALLLVLLNLIMRGEGKYLQFANVAAYASLPAVIGGLLTTVLLLAMDARSLTDVTISLAALMPEKTGTMYRALLLINPFTIWGLYLYIVGAGIMMKRPLKKVAVWIVAVWLIYSFITVLSVPAV
- the nadE gene encoding ammonia-dependent NAD(+) synthetase, translated to MSLQQEIIERLGVKSSINVDEEIEQRVRFLKENVKSSRATGLLIAISGGLDSAVAAGLCKRATDELTEETGKEYITLGVFQPYGDQEDIGDSYETAKVFGLTHTLETSIEDTVDEIALEVEHAMKSLGQFRHLSIPGKGNVKARARMVMQYALSFELNLLVVGTDHASESIAGFYTKWGDGAADLMPLSSLNKRQIQHIAAALGVPESIINKAPTAGLWAGQNDELELGVSYEDNSDYLEGKSVDPAIQKRLESHYLKTEHKRNPIPRK
- a CDS encoding BrxA/BrxB family bacilliredoxin — translated: MSMSFDQYMRDMVQPMRDELTTLGIQELRTPEDVESKLPAAKGTALVVVNSVCGCAAGQCRPGVAKALQHDLTPDHLYTVFAGQDKEATAKAREYFAPYPPSSPSIALLKDGELVHFIERHQIEDRSAEEIAADLTSAFDRFCR
- a CDS encoding ATP-binding protein encodes the protein MDAIKEIVIQLFVASLPAFLFPILYEKWSGFGRRPANVEPKSPYSLGMAAICAASMLLCALFSQTYSDIIPLEFGIMPLFVLMLYSRLRLSIVMGVFRMALFPLYAVNYTITGWLLETGLLLFPFILWSAGRFRERKQQDRTVILFLWLAIGQIMVTASPLLTVNLQQAHVPALIVVSTVHLASAAIVSSLYSYYMASSLEKERQNKHVMQLTNQYFSEADKLQQIMDAAPLNIILIDQQRCILSVNDTFLQLYRNDHPSATRGSLIGQKLGGECGGFDIGLIALRVEKALQEGTKTTELLQIEDKVYFTSMSPIIQGLTDEVIAAVIIVQDITELETLRMELNHVERLSLVGQMAAGITHEIRNPMAVVRGFLQLMREKSANDLDHYYRIVMEELDRANSIISDFLALAQNRVVTKELCSLHHIIEELKPLLWAEANLRGQSIEVKLDERVPLLYLNVKEIKQLILNLARNGMEAMGEKGLLTLMTSYDEDGIKLCVIDSGPGLSEVQQQKLFAPFYTTKAKGTGLGLPLCLSIMERHGGNITVRSEEGVGTTFTCVFSVDPSSPHGNSG
- a CDS encoding NAD(P)/FAD-dependent oxidoreductase → MKNYDVIVIGGGPSGLMASIAAAEQGAAVALLDKGDKLGRKLGISGGGRCNVTNAKEIDELIKYIPGGGRFLHSAFALFSNRDIIAFFEGLGIALKEEDNGRMFPVSDKAKTVVNALIGKAKSLGVTLLVHHAVQEVIYNQDQVAGVKLSSGEIYKAPAVVVATGGKSVPHTGSTGDGYPWAEAAGHTITELYPTETPIISKEPFITSRELQGLSLRNVKLSLLDPKGKTVVAHQGDMIFTHFGLSGPIALRCSGFIRGVKKKHNISLVTMSIDLFPDKKAGGLENDMRQLAAAEPKKALKNVFKGTLPERLLPLLFQRANLPGETTYEHLPKEPWLAWVQFLKNFTFQVSGTRPFEEAFVTGGGVHLKEINPKTMESKLMPGLFFCGEVLDVHGYTGGYNITAAFATGYTAGYHAGQGK
- a CDS encoding ABC transporter permease; translated protein: MARTKEPENVIHRHFMRRWKDHIGKQYGIFRSVVDSVVLLYIGIPAMLIFGRSYYVLWEEELPGWLMELPYAVIPLLLYFLIHLGGGLTTYQENADVLFMHRNEQWNRGIVLRGILVSLVTQALIWGLIILILLPILLRVYTMTGVEIGLLYVIVAGIKAVAMLSENLIGIYTARWRKVLYQSLVQLVLGGVFIVWAFILHPNRSLTVAIVLLLLTTVVWLVRLRTHTVGLFEAEIRMEEYQKTRLTGLVLSGATSSPRKARSRPWLFRRSNQLLRSRQPESRLAEAMMKSFFRGRDLVMYLQFIAVGIAAVAAPPFPVNVVVFTLLMVLLYYWLNGFRKHFLERDLLAILPISPELKHNSVVPSNRLLLQPGVVFISAGLGVSLFEAIGGVALGVPAAVVLYVPYIAKMLLR
- a CDS encoding ABC transporter ATP-binding protein produces the protein MDILLEVDISDSGYEFGDPKVKDVSLAIRPGKLTGLIGANGAGKSTVLKTILGIMPYAEASIRFKAGYEQYAYIPEHPVFYENLTLWEHLDLAAAVYGMGQHELELEGERLLDRFRMTEARHHLPGGFSKGMRQKMMLMIGFLSRPDIYIVDEPFIGLDPRAIKDFLSLLEEERQRGAGILMSTHVLDTAERICDDFVLISQGRIAAQGTLEEIRSTAAMPEASLFDCFDRLAD